DNA from Deltaproteobacteria bacterium:
GCAGGAGCGGGTGCGTGTCCTCAGCCTTCTCGCCCGCATCGTCGTCCGCCGCTTCCTGGATCGTGTCGATCAGCGCGAGGTGCGTCTAGACCGTCTGCCGCAGCGCCTGCGCGAGGCGGCTGCGCAGCGCGCGCAGCTCACGCACGTCGTCGGCGAGCTTCGCGGCCCGGCGATGCGCGGCGTCGAGCAGCTTCTCCGCCATCACCTCGGCCTCGGACACGCGCACCTCGCTCTCGCGAATCGCGGTCTGCTTCAAGTCCGCCGCGAGCGACTGCGCCGTCACCAGCGTGTCGCGCATCAGCCGCTCCGTCCCCTGCAGCTCCTCGACGCGCTCCTCGAGCTCGCGCACCCGCTCCGCGAGCTGGTCGCGCTCCTTCGACAGCGCCGCGTAGTCCTCGCTCACGAGGTGCAGGAAGTTCTCCACCTCGCCGCCATCCACGCCGCGCAGCCGCGACGCGAAGCGCTGGCTGCGAGTGTCGAGCGACGTGAGACGCACCGGTGCCTCCAACCTGCGCGCGACGTGCGCACTCAGGAATGGGCAACTTGTCGGCGCGGAAGGGAGGGGGCTTGAGGGCGTCCCTTGGCCAGCTTCACAACCGTTCGAGGTACGTAGACGTGTCGGGGGCCGCCCACTGGACGTTCCGAGCAAGCCATGCGACGTCATTTGCGAACGAAAGCAGTCCGGCCGCGCCACGTGCGGCGACGCTACTTGGGTTTAGTTCGCACCCCGAGTACGCACACGAGTCGATCACGAGCACCCCATCTGGGCGGTCGGTGCCGGGTGTCTCTGCCAGCCGTCGACAGATGTCATTTTCGTCGGACGGTCCGCGGTAACCGACTGCCAGAACTGGAGTCCGCGAGAGCGAAGACGCAACGGCCTCCTTGGCTCCGCTCGGTCCGATGGCTTCGTGTCCATGCCAAACGCGCTTGAGAAGCTTCACTCCGGCGGTGGTCTTCCGGACTTGGTCCCACTGCTTGGCGATGTCCGACTTCACTTCAATCACTAGGGCTACCGATTCGACGAGATACAACCGATCGGGCGTACCGGGAGCGGGAAAGCTCGGGAGGAACGGGAACTCAACGACAATGTCCACCTGACCTGAGCTTGCGCCGAAGCCGTCGACCACCGCCCCGGTTCCGAATCGATAGGGCGTCGGGAAGACCTGGGAAAGAAATTCCCGCACGAGAACTTCGCGCTCAGAACCAACGACAGCTGAGGGCAGGGTCCGGCCGGCCTCCCAATGAGCCATCAGGATCGCTCGGATGCCAGCGAGCCGCGTGCCGAGTTCCACTCCTCTGCTCCCGTGACTCACGCCCCCAACTCCCGACTTCTCCTCGTCGCCGCCGCCACCGCCTCGTGCACCGCTGCCCGGAACCCTCCGGCCTCTAGTCGCTCCAGCCCCGCGATCGTGGTGCCGCCCGGCGACGTGACTTGGTCTTTCAGCGAGGCGGGGTGGCGCTTCGTCTCCTGCGCGAGCTTGGCGCTGCCTAACACCGTCTGCGTTGCGAGCGCGCTTGCAGCGTCGCGGGGGAGACCCATGCGCACGCCGGCGTCGCTGAGGGCTTCGAGGAGCACGAAGACGTAGGCGGGGCCGCTGCCGCTGAGACCCGTGACGGCGTCGAGGAGCGATTCGCTCGGGCACTCCCAGGCGAGGCCGACGCCGGCGAAGAGCGCGTGCGCGAGCGCGCGGTCAGAGGCGCTGCACGCGGCGTTCGGCGTGTAGGCGGTGGCGCCGGCGCGCACGAGCGCGGGCGTGTTCGGCATGGCGCGCACGACGCGCGTGCCGGCGGGGAGCGCGCTCTCGATCGCGGCGATGGAGACGCCGGCGGCGATCGAGACCCAGAGCGGCTTCGCGAGCGCGGTGTTGTTAGGGCCGCCGAGCGCGGCGAGCACGCTCTTCACGAGGCCGGGCTTCACGGCGATCACGACCAGGTCGCTCGCGGCGGCGTCGGCGTTGCTCGCGCTCACGCGGACGCCGAGCGCGCGCGCGAGGTGGTCGCGGCGCGCGGCTTCGGGGTCGGCGGCGCACACGCGGCTCGCGGGGACGCCGGCGGCGAGCACGCCCGCGGCGAGCGCCTCGCCCATGGCGCCGCCGCCGAGCAGGCCGATCGAGGCGGAGGCGAGTGCGGAAGCAGTCATTGCGTAGCTCCTCGGGATCCGAACAGGGCGGTGCCGATGCGCACGTGCGTCGCGCCCTCGGCGATCGCGCTCTCGAAGTCGTCGGACATGCCCATCGAGAGCATGGAACACTCGGCGCCGCTCACGCGCGAGAGCTCGTCGCGCAGCGTGCGCAGCCGCGCGAACGCGGGGCGCATGTCGGCGACCGGCTCCGGGATCGCCATCAGGCCGCGCACTTCGAGCGAGGGCAGGGCGCGCACGGCATCGAGCAGCGCGCGCAGCTCGCCCGGCTCGCAGCCGCCTTTCTGCGGCTCGGCGTCGACGTTCACTTGCAGCGTCACCGCGAGCCTCTTCCCCGCGGCCTGCGCTCGTCGCGAGAGCTCCTGCGCGAGGTCGAGGCGATCCACGGTCTGCACGCAGTCGAACAGCGGCACGACGAGGCGCGCCTTGTTGCGCTGCAGCTGGCCGAGGAAGTGCCAGCGCGGCGGCTCGATGCCGCGCGCGGCGAGCAGCTCGTGCACGAGGGGGATCTTCTCGCGCGCCTCCTGCGCGAAGTTCTCGCCGATGTCGTGCACGCCCGCGGCGACGGCTTCGGCGACGGCCTCCGCGCCGTGCTTCTTCGCGACACCGATGAGTGTCAGCTCGCGCGGATCGCGGCCCGCGCGCTTGGCTGCGGTCTCGATACGCTCGCGCAGCGCCGCGAGTCGTGCGGCGATCTCGCTCACGCGCGCACCGCGAAGCCGGCCTCGCGCAGCAGCGCGAGCGTCTCGTCCATCGGCAGGCCGATCACACACGTCTCGCTGCCGATCACGCGCGTCACGAACTTGCGCCCCTCGCCCTGCAGCGCGTAGGCGCCCGCCTTGTCGAGCGGCTCGCCGCCCGCGACGTAGGCGCGCACCTCGGTCTCGCTCGCGGCGCGCATCACGACGTCGCTCGCCACGCAAGCGCTGCGCGCCGTCGCGTCCGCGGTGTCGACCAGCGCGACGCCGGTGAAGACGGTGTGCGTGCGGCCGAGGATCCGCCCCAACAGCTCGACTGCGTGCTCCGGGTCACGCGGCTTGCCGAGCACGTCCTCGCCGATCACCACGATGGTGTCCGAGCCGAGCACGAGCCGGCGCGGGGTGGGGCCGAGCTTCGCGGCGACTGCTTGCGCCTTCTCGCGCGCGAGGCGCAGCACGAGCTCGCGCGGGTGCTCGCCGGCGCGCGCCGTCTCGTCGATGTCCGCGGGCAGCACGGTGAAGCGAACGCCCGCCTCCGCGAGCAGCATGCGCCGCCGCGGCGACGCGCTCGCCAGCACCAGCTCGGGCGATGAGGACGACATCGCGCGCGAGGTAGGCGGCGGCGCGCGGGGCGTCAAGGAATGCCGGCGGTGGTGCGAGCGATTAAGGTGCGCGGATGGACGCGGTGATCTTCGATTGCGACGGCGTGCTGGTCGATTCCGAGGTGCTCGCGCTCGAGATCGAGCACGCGACGCTGCGCGAGTTCGGCGTCGCGATCGACCCGGCGGAGTACGCGCAGCTCTGCTTGGGGCTGAACGAGGTGGACTGGTTCGCGGCGGTCGGACGCGCAGCGCCTTCGCTGCGGGAGCGCATGACTGAGTTCCGGGCGGTCAGCAACGCGCGCTATCGCGCCGCCATGGAGAGCGACCGCCTGCGCGCGATCGACGGCGCCCAGCGCGCCGTGTCCGCCGTTCGCGGCCAGCGCGCCGTCGCGAGCTCGAGCTCTTCTGCGAGCCTGCGCGGGAAGCTCGATCGCACGGGCCTGCTCGCGCTGTTCGATCCGCACGTGTACTCCGCGGACCTCGTCGCGCGCGGGAAGCCCTGGCCCGATCTGTTCGCGCACACGGCGCGCTCGCTCGGCGTCGCGCCCGCACGCTGCGTCGTGTTCGAGGACAGCGTGAACGGCGTGCGCGCCGCGCGCGCGGCCGGCATGCGCGTGTGGGGCTTCGCGGGCGGCGGCCACATGACGCCCGCGATCGCGAGCGACTTACTCGCGCATGGCGCGGAGCGCGTGGTCGCAAGCTGGGGCGAGGCCGCGATGCTCATCGAGCAGATCGCTTAGGCGCGTGCCTACCTCGCACGCGCCGCGCGCTGCGAGTACGGTGCGCGAGATGGCGTACCGAGGGGGAACGGGGCGCTGGCAGAGCTGGGCGCGCGTGGGGTTCGCGCTGGGGGCGCTCGTGTTCGCAGCGTGCGCCTCGGGGCCGAAGTGGCCGGACGGGCGCTTCGTGCACGGTGAGCTGGGCGGATCGATCGGCGACCTCGCGGCGCTCGAGCCGGGCTGGCGCGCGGAGAGCGCGCCCGACGCGTCGCTCGCGTATCGCCACGTGGACGGCTCGCACGCGTCGTGGCTGCGCGACTGCCGCCGCGCCCGTGCGAACCCGAAGGCATTGGGGCGCGCGCTCTGGATCGCGCTGCCGGGCGCGCAAGTCGAAGAGAACGCCGCCCTCGAGGTGGCGGGCGAGCCGGCGCACCGGCACCTCGGGCGCGCACAAGAAGGTGCGACGAGCCTGCGCGTCGCGACGATCGCGCGCGTGGCGGAGCGCTGCGAGGACTACTGGATGCTCGTCGTGCCGCACGGCGAGCTGCATCACCTCGAAGCGTTCGAGGCGTGGGTGCACGGCTTCGCGGAGACGGAGCCTTCGCAATGAACACGCCGCTCGTGCCGGTCGGGAAGCTCGGCGCGCGCGTGCTCGGTGCCGTCGCGGCGGCGGGCGACTTCCTCTTGTTGGGACTCGAGACCGCGCGCGCGTTCCTGCGCCCGCGCTTCCCGTTCCGCGACACGCTCGCGCAGTTCGACGCGATCGCGGTGCGCTCGACGCCGATCGTGATCATCACCGCGATCTTCACCGGCATGGTGCTCGCGCTGCAGGCGGCCTTCGCGCTCACGCGCTTCGGCGCGAAGCCGTACGTCGGCTCGATCGTCGGGCTCTCGATCGTGCGCGAGCTCGGACCCGTGCTCGCCGCGCTCATGGTCGGCGGGCGCGTCGGCGCGGGCATCGCCTCCGAGCTCGGCTCGATGGCGGTGACGGAGCAGGTCGACGCGATTCGCGCGATGGGCGCCGACCCCGCGCAGAAGCTCGCGCTACCGCGCGTGATCGCGACGACGCTCGGGCTCCCGCTCCTCACGTGCATGGCGATCGTGCTCGGCATCGCCGGCGGCATGCTCGTGGCCGATCTGCAGTTCGCGATCGCGCCGAGCTTCTACCGCCAAACCGTCGTCAGCAGCGTCGAGCTCGGCGACTTCTTCTCGGGCGTGCTGAAGACGTTCTTCTTCGGCTGGTGGATCGGCATGGTGGGCGCCTTCGTCGGCCTGCGCACGACGGGCGGCACCGCGGGTGTCGGCCGCGCGACCACGCAGGCCGTCGTGATCTCCTCGATCGGCGTGCTGATCAGCGACTTCTTCCTCACCAAGCTGTTCATGCTCGTGCCGACCGAGCGCCTGTTCATGCGCGCGATCGAGGCGCTGCGATGAGCGCGGGCGAGCCGCGAGCTCCCGCGATCGAGCTGCGCGGCGTGACGAAGGCGTTCGCCGGGAAGCCCGTGCTGCGCGGCGTCGATCTCTCGATCGGCGCGGGCGAAACCACCGTGATCCTCGGCGGCTCGGGCTCGGGCAAGAGCGTGTGCATGAAGCACATGATCGGGTTGTTACGGGCCGACGCGGGGGTGATCCGCGTGCTCGGGCGCGACGTGACGCGCATCTCGGAGCGCGCCTGGGTCGAGGTGCGACGCGACTTCGGCATGGTGTTCCAGAGCGCCGCGTTGTTCGACTCGCTCTCGGTCTACGAGAACGTCGCGTACACGATCCGCGAGCACGAGCGCTGGGACGAGGAGCGCGTGGGCGAGCGCGTCGCGTGGTGCCTCGACAACGTCGGCCTCACGGGCGCCGAGAAGCTGCTGCCCGCGGAGTTATCAGGCGGGATGCGCAAGCGCGTCGGCGTCGCGCGCGCGATCGCGCTGGCGCCGAAGATCATCCTCTACGACGAGCCGACCACGGGCCTCGATCCCGCGAACTCGCGCCGCGTCGGCGAGCTGATCCAGCGCCTCCAGCGCGAGCTCTCGGTCACGAGCGTCGTCGTCACGCACGATCTCGAGCTCGCCTTCGCGATCGCGGATCGCGTGGCGCTGCTGAAGCTGGGCCGCATCGTCGTGGACGGCCCGGCGCAATCCGTGCGCGGGTCGGGCAACGCCGACCTGCGCGAATTCATCGAGGGCGCGGATCCGCCCGCGCCCGCCACGTCCGGAGGAAGACACCATGGATGATCGCGGCCGCCTCAGCCTCGTCGTCGGCCTGTTCGTGCTCGGCGCGCTCGCGTTCGCGGGCTTCGCGCTCTGGAACCTCGGCGCGGACCAAGGCCTGCTCGCGGAGCGCTACCGCCTCACGACCTACTTCGAGGACGTGCAGGGCCTCGTCTCCGGCGGCGCGGTGCGGCTCGCGGGCAAGGACGTGGGCACGATCGAGTCGGTCTCGTTCGCGCCGGCGAAGGAAGGGCGCCCGCCGGTGCGCGTGATCATGCAGCTCACGACCGAGGTGCAGCCGCTGATCCGCAGCGATTCCGTCGCGGGCATCGGCACGGTGGGCTTGTTAGGGGACAAGTACGTCTCTCTCTCGATCGGCACCGACTCCGGCAAGGTGCTGCCCGACGGCGCCGAGATCGCAAGCGTCAGCCCGCTCGATCTGAACATGGCGGTGGTGCGCGGCACCGAGGCCATCGACAACATCGCGACGCTCGCGCAGAACTTGAACAAGGTCGTGACCGACTTCGACAAGGGCACGGGCGGCGCCAAGCTCGCGGACTCGGCTGCGGGGCTCAGCGAGATCGTTCGGGAGATCCAGTCGGGCGACGGGATGCTGCACACGCTGATCTACGACCCGTACCAGGGCAGCGCGCTTTCCGACGCGGAGGCTTCGATCGCGAGCCTGCGCAAAGTGATCGAGCAGGTGGAGACGGGCGACGGGATTCTGCACGGCCTGATCTACGAGCCGGTCGGCGATCGCGGCGTGATCGAGGATGCGCTGTCGGCGGCGGCGAGCGTGGAGAAGGCGGGGGTTCGGCTCGAGTCGGTGCTCGCGAAGGTGGACGAGGGCGAGGGCACGCTCGGGCTGCTCGTGAACGATCCGACGGCCTACGCGGACCTGAAGGCGGTGCTCGGGGGCGCGAAGGGGAATCGCGTGCTGACGTGGATGGTGCAGCGGGCGGCGGAGTCGGGGGCGAAAAAAAATACGTCGTCCTCTGAGTAGGAGGCGGCGGAATCGAAGACTCTCCGCCGCAGAGCCGGAGGAAGCTCTCTTGCACCGGCTCCGCTCGGGGTGGGAGGGGGGCCGTTCGGCTGCGGGCCTAATCACTGTGCCGTGCGGGCAGGAGGGCTGCGGGCGTTCGAGTGGGTGATGCAGCGAGGTGCGTCGCCGGTTGGCTGGAGACTTGGGCGCCCGCGGGCGCCCGACGTGTGTCCCTGCTGCGAGCCGTGCGGCTGCTTCTGCCGGTAGCCGGCTCCTCGCCTCAGACCCCGCCGTCCCACCCCTCGCTCCTTGCTCGGGTCAGCCTCGATCGTGGGTTGGGAGGCGGATGAAGCAGCCGCGGCATTGAGCCGCGGCTGCTTCACTCTTCTTCTCGTAGCCTGCGAGTCGTTGGCTCTTTGATCGTGTTGTTGGGGAATGCCTATGAAGAAGCAATGGAGCCTCGAGGCGGCGCGGGAGATGATTCCGGACGTGCGTTCGCGCACGGCGCGTGCGGTCGAGGAAGTGGAGCGACTCGAGGCGGAGCGGGATGCGCTGCGACCGGGCGCGACGCGCGCGGAGGCCGAGGAGCGCGTGCAGGAGGCGGTGCAGCGCTGGGCGCGCGAGATTGAGGCGCTCGGGGCGGACGTGAAGGGGCTTTGGCTCGTCGATTTCGATTCTGGCGCGGGTTATTACTGCTGGACCTGGCCCGAGGAAGAGCTCGCCTTCTTCCACACCTACGAGGAAGGCTTCGGCGGGCGCGCGCGGATTCAGTAGTGCGGTGTCAGCCCGCGCTCGGGAACAGCGCCGGATACGCGGCGCGCTCGCGCGCGAGTTGCGCGGAGAAGAGTGGCGTCGCCCACACGTGCTCGAGCAGGGCGCGCAGCTTCGGATGCGCGCTCGCGTCGGGCGCGTAGCCGGCGTAGCGCGCGTTCGTGAAGGCGGCGGCGAGCGACAGGTCGGCAATCGAGAGCTCGCCGCAGAAGTAGCCGTCGCGCGGCGCGACGGATTCGAGGTACGCGAGCGGCTCGGGGAGCTCTTCGCGCACGACGCGCGCGACGTTGGCTTCGTCCGTCGGCTGCTTCATGAACACGGGCTTGAACAGCCGCTCGCCGGCGATGGCAGCGAGCGATAGCGCGAGCTTCGAGTCCGAGAGCTCTTCCAGCCAGCACGCGAACGCGCGCTTCCGAACGTCGTGTGGATACAGCGCGGGCTCGGGGTGGGCGTCCTCGAGGTAGCGGCAGATCACGCTCGAATCGGGCAGCACGAAGTCGCCGTCGCGCAGCACCGGGATCTTGCGCAGCGGGCTGATGCGCAGGAACTCCTCGCTCGGGTTCACCACGGGCGAGAGCGGATCCTGCTCGTACGGGATGCGCTTGTGCTCGAGCACGAGCACGACTTTGCGCACGTAAGGGGAGAGCGAGCTGCCGAAGAGCTCGATCACGGCGACGCCTCCGCGCTCACGCGAGGCGCACGACCTCGATGCGCAGCGGCGCGGCGCTCGCGTCGATCACGATGCGCGCGGCGCCTC
Protein-coding regions in this window:
- a CDS encoding ABC transporter permease, which codes for MNTPLVPVGKLGARVLGAVAAAGDFLLLGLETARAFLRPRFPFRDTLAQFDAIAVRSTPIVIITAIFTGMVLALQAAFALTRFGAKPYVGSIVGLSIVRELGPVLAALMVGGRVGAGIASELGSMAVTEQVDAIRAMGADPAQKLALPRVIATTLGLPLLTCMAIVLGIAGGMLVADLQFAIAPSFYRQTVVSSVELGDFFSGVLKTFFFGWWIGMVGAFVGLRTTGGTAGVGRATTQAVVISSIGVLISDFFLTKLFMLVPTERLFMRAIEALR
- the maf gene encoding septum formation inhibitor Maf, with protein sequence MSSSSPELVLASASPRRRMLLAEAGVRFTVLPADIDETARAGEHPRELVLRLAREKAQAVAAKLGPTPRRLVLGSDTIVVIGEDVLGKPRDPEHAVELLGRILGRTHTVFTGVALVDTADATARSACVASDVVMRAASETEVRAYVAGGEPLDKAGAYALQGEGRKFVTRVIGSETCVIGLPMDETLALLREAGFAVRA
- a CDS encoding HAD family phosphatase, with amino-acid sequence MDAVIFDCDGVLVDSEVLALEIEHATLREFGVAIDPAEYAQLCLGLNEVDWFAAVGRAAPSLRERMTEFRAVSNARYRAAMESDRLRAIDGAQRAVSAVRGQRAVASSSSSASLRGKLDRTGLLALFDPHVYSADLVARGKPWPDLFAHTARSLGVAPARCVVFEDSVNGVRAARAAGMRVWGFAGGGHMTPAIASDLLAHGAERVVASWGEAAMLIEQIA
- a CDS encoding ABC transporter ATP-binding protein; amino-acid sequence: MSAGEPRAPAIELRGVTKAFAGKPVLRGVDLSIGAGETTVILGGSGSGKSVCMKHMIGLLRADAGVIRVLGRDVTRISERAWVEVRRDFGMVFQSAALFDSLSVYENVAYTIREHERWDEERVGERVAWCLDNVGLTGAEKLLPAELSGGMRKRVGVARAIALAPKIILYDEPTTGLDPANSRRVGELIQRLQRELSVTSVVVTHDLELAFAIADRVALLKLGRIVVDGPAQSVRGSGNADLREFIEGADPPAPATSGGRHHG
- a CDS encoding DivIVA domain-containing protein translates to MRLTSLDTRSQRFASRLRGVDGGEVENFLHLVSEDYAALSKERDQLAERVRELEERVEELQGTERLMRDTLVTAQSLAADLKQTAIRESEVRVSEAEVMAEKLLDAAHRRAAKLADDVRELRALRSRLAQALRQTV
- a CDS encoding DUF2203 family protein, with translation MKKQWSLEAAREMIPDVRSRTARAVEEVERLEAERDALRPGATRAEAEERVQEAVQRWAREIEALGADVKGLWLVDFDSGAGYYCWTWPEEELAFFHTYEEGFGGRARIQ
- the proC gene encoding pyrroline-5-carboxylate reductase yields the protein MTASALASASIGLLGGGAMGEALAAGVLAAGVPASRVCAADPEAARRDHLARALGVRVSASNADAAASDLVVIAVKPGLVKSVLAALGGPNNTALAKPLWVSIAAGVSIAAIESALPAGTRVVRAMPNTPALVRAGATAYTPNAACSASDRALAHALFAGVGLAWECPSESLLDAVTGLSGSGPAYVFVLLEALSDAGVRMGLPRDAASALATQTVLGSAKLAQETKRHPASLKDQVTSPGGTTIAGLERLEAGGFRAAVHEAVAAATRRSRELGA
- a CDS encoding MCE family protein, giving the protein MDDRGRLSLVVGLFVLGALAFAGFALWNLGADQGLLAERYRLTTYFEDVQGLVSGGAVRLAGKDVGTIESVSFAPAKEGRPPVRVIMQLTTEVQPLIRSDSVAGIGTVGLLGDKYVSLSIGTDSGKVLPDGAEIASVSPLDLNMAVVRGTEAIDNIATLAQNLNKVVTDFDKGTGGAKLADSAAGLSEIVREIQSGDGMLHTLIYDPYQGSALSDAEASIASLRKVIEQVETGDGILHGLIYEPVGDRGVIEDALSAAASVEKAGVRLESVLAKVDEGEGTLGLLVNDPTAYADLKAVLGGAKGNRVLTWMVQRAAESGAKKNTSSSE
- a CDS encoding glutathione S-transferase family protein; translation: MIELFGSSLSPYVRKVVLVLEHKRIPYEQDPLSPVVNPSEEFLRISPLRKIPVLRDGDFVLPDSSVICRYLEDAHPEPALYPHDVRKRAFACWLEELSDSKLALSLAAIAGERLFKPVFMKQPTDEANVARVVREELPEPLAYLESVAPRDGYFCGELSIADLSLAAAFTNARYAGYAPDASAHPKLRALLEHVWATPLFSAQLARERAAYPALFPSAG
- a CDS encoding YggS family pyridoxal phosphate-dependent enzyme, with product MSEIAARLAALRERIETAAKRAGRDPRELTLIGVAKKHGAEAVAEAVAAGVHDIGENFAQEAREKIPLVHELLAARGIEPPRWHFLGQLQRNKARLVVPLFDCVQTVDRLDLAQELSRRAQAAGKRLAVTLQVNVDAEPQKGGCEPGELRALLDAVRALPSLEVRGLMAIPEPVADMRPAFARLRTLRDELSRVSGAECSMLSMGMSDDFESAIAEGATHVRIGTALFGSRGATQ